A genomic window from Micromonospora sp. WMMA1947 includes:
- the cbiQ gene encoding cobalt ECF transporter T component CbiQ gives MGAGHAHVLYRESGSPVHRLPPEVKIAAMVLFTVAVVATPREAYWAFGGYAFLVAVVAALARVGPRWLLSRALIELPFVLFAFALPFLGAGERVEVAGFALSVDGLHGAFNILAKGTLGVLASLLLAATTTTRDLLLGLDRLRCPQILTQIATFMLRYLEVLVGEARRMRVARVSRGDDPRFLWQLRGFAAGVGTLFLRAFERGERVYLAMLSRGYTGRMPAVWQGAGAATAGQWAAAATVPAIAATIAAVALVLQ, from the coding sequence ATGGGCGCCGGGCACGCCCACGTGCTCTACCGCGAGTCCGGCTCGCCGGTGCACCGGCTCCCGCCGGAGGTGAAGATCGCCGCGATGGTGCTGTTCACCGTCGCGGTGGTGGCCACGCCCCGGGAGGCGTACTGGGCCTTCGGCGGGTACGCCTTCCTGGTCGCCGTGGTGGCCGCGCTGGCCCGGGTCGGCCCGCGCTGGCTGCTCAGCCGGGCGCTGATCGAGCTGCCGTTCGTGCTGTTCGCGTTCGCGCTGCCGTTCCTCGGCGCCGGGGAGCGGGTCGAGGTGGCCGGGTTCGCCCTGTCCGTCGACGGTCTGCACGGCGCGTTCAACATCCTCGCGAAGGGCACGCTCGGCGTACTCGCGTCGCTTCTGCTGGCCGCGACCACGACGACGCGTGACCTGCTGCTCGGCCTGGACCGGCTGCGGTGCCCGCAGATCCTCACCCAGATCGCCACGTTCATGCTGCGCTACCTGGAGGTGCTGGTCGGCGAGGCCCGGCGGATGCGCGTGGCCCGGGTGTCGCGGGGCGACGACCCGCGGTTCCTGTGGCAGTTGCGCGGCTTCGCGGCCGGGGTCGGCACGCTGTTCCTGCGCGCGTTCGAGCGCGGCGAGCGGGTCTACCTGGCGATGCTCTCCCGCGGCTACACCGGCCGGATGCCGGCGGTGTGGCAGGGGGCCGGCGCGGCCACCGCCGGCCAGTGGGCGGCCGCCGCGACGGTGCCGGCGATCGCGGCCACCATCGCCGCCGTCGCGCTCGTCCTGCAATGA
- a CDS encoding PDGLE domain-containing protein, with protein MNKRHWSFLLGGLLVALLLAGVVSNYASSHPDGLDSSLLKGCTVNADDEITGGSCPAQQAKDHELADSPLADYGVRGIGNDFVSTGLSGVLGVLLTFAVGGGLFWLARRRTPATPATTTASTDPADEAAQSTGTR; from the coding sequence ATGAACAAGCGTCACTGGTCGTTCCTGCTCGGCGGCCTGCTGGTGGCCCTCCTGCTGGCCGGCGTGGTCAGCAACTACGCCTCCTCGCACCCGGACGGCCTCGACTCGTCGCTGCTCAAGGGCTGCACGGTCAACGCCGACGACGAGATCACCGGCGGCAGCTGCCCGGCCCAGCAGGCCAAGGACCACGAGCTGGCGGACAGCCCGCTCGCCGACTACGGCGTACGCGGGATCGGCAACGACTTCGTCTCCACCGGCCTGTCCGGCGTACTCGGTGTGCTGCTGACCTTCGCGGTCGGCGGCGGCCTGTTCTGGCTGGCCCGCCGCCGCACCCCGGCGACGCCTGCCACTACCACCGCGAGCACCGACCCGGCGGACGAGGCAGCCCAGTCCACCGGCACACGCTGA
- a CDS encoding expansin EXLX1 family cellulose-binding protein, with protein sequence MTDGTAPPQPSTGDAPRPAVADGRRRTARHRRRLAAAGLVTVAAAVAVTLAVRGGAAPACAAPPPRGAVAPVAALPHAAAMPVAAAPPMAAAMPVAAAPPTGGATRSGKATFYDSKGAGGNCSRPAAPADRMYVALGPSEYASGASCGGYLDVTGPRGAVRVLVMDQCPECAPGHLDLSAEAFARIADPVQGVVKVSYRAVVNPPLAGPLTFRMKEGSSQWWFAVLVGDHGNPLRSVEVRQNGSWRAAQRQDYNYWLIESGAGPGPYEIRVTDVYGHRVTASGIRMLPGQVQRSTTRMYGAKPAAPAPARKKPTPTPPTPTTSPATPLPSSPSTAPTPTLTEPVVQAAAAPPTPTPCS encoded by the coding sequence GTGACCGACGGCACCGCACCCCCTCAACCGAGCACCGGCGACGCGCCCCGACCCGCCGTTGCGGACGGTCGCCGCCGTACCGCCCGGCACCGTCGCCGCCTCGCCGCCGCCGGTCTGGTCACCGTCGCCGCCGCGGTCGCGGTGACTCTCGCGGTACGCGGTGGCGCCGCCCCCGCCTGCGCCGCCCCGCCGCCGCGCGGTGCCGTGGCGCCCGTGGCCGCCCTTCCGCACGCCGCCGCCATGCCGGTGGCCGCCGCTCCGCCCATGGCTGCCGCCATGCCGGTGGCCGCCGCTCCTCCCACGGGCGGCGCGACGCGCAGCGGCAAGGCGACCTTCTACGACTCCAAGGGTGCCGGCGGTAACTGCTCCCGGCCCGCGGCGCCCGCCGACCGGATGTACGTCGCGCTCGGCCCGAGCGAGTACGCCTCCGGCGCCTCCTGCGGCGGCTACCTCGACGTCACCGGCCCGCGAGGCGCCGTCCGGGTGCTGGTGATGGACCAGTGCCCGGAGTGCGCGCCCGGTCACCTCGATCTCTCCGCCGAGGCGTTCGCCCGGATCGCCGACCCGGTGCAGGGGGTGGTGAAGGTCAGCTACCGCGCGGTGGTGAACCCGCCGTTGGCCGGGCCGCTCACCTTCCGGATGAAGGAGGGCTCGTCGCAGTGGTGGTTCGCCGTCCTGGTCGGTGACCACGGCAACCCGTTGCGCTCGGTCGAGGTGCGGCAGAACGGCTCGTGGCGGGCGGCGCAGCGGCAGGACTACAACTACTGGCTGATCGAGTCCGGCGCCGGTCCCGGCCCGTACGAGATCCGGGTCACCGACGTGTACGGCCACCGGGTGACCGCCTCCGGCATCCGGATGCTCCCCGGCCAGGTGCAGCGCAGCACGACCCGCATGTACGGCGCGAAGCCCGCCGCCCCGGCGCCGGCCCGGAAGAAGCCGACCCCCACGCCCCCGACCCCCACCACCAGTCCGGCAACGCCTCTGCCGTCCAGCCCCAGCACCGCCCCCACCCCGACCCTCACGGAGCCCGTGGTCCAGGCAGCCGCCGCCCCACCCACCCCCACCCCGTGTTCCTGA
- the bcp gene encoding thioredoxin-dependent thiol peroxidase — translation MTDRLKPGDPAPEFTLPTDDGGTLSLSGLRGRKVVLYAYPAAMTPGCTKQACDFRDSLASLQAAGYEVVGISPDKPAKLAKFRDRDAITFPLVSDEDKAVLTAYGAFGEKQMYGRTVTGVIRSTFVVDEDGKIERALYNVRATGHVAKLRRDLGLD, via the coding sequence ATGACCGACCGCCTCAAGCCCGGCGACCCCGCCCCCGAGTTCACCCTCCCCACCGACGACGGCGGCACGCTGTCCCTGTCCGGCCTGCGCGGGCGCAAGGTCGTCCTGTACGCGTACCCGGCCGCCATGACGCCCGGCTGCACCAAGCAGGCATGTGACTTCCGGGACTCCCTCGCCTCCCTCCAGGCGGCCGGCTACGAGGTGGTCGGCATCTCGCCGGACAAGCCGGCGAAGCTCGCGAAGTTCCGCGACCGGGACGCCATCACGTTCCCGCTGGTCTCCGACGAGGACAAGGCGGTGCTGACCGCGTACGGCGCGTTCGGCGAGAAGCAGATGTACGGCCGCACCGTCACCGGCGTGATCCGCTCGACGTTCGTGGTGGACGAGGACGGCAAGATCGAGCGGGCGCTCTACAACGTGCGGGCCACCGGCCACGTCGCCAAGCTGCGCCGGGATCTCGGCCTCGACTGA
- a CDS encoding ABC transporter ATP-binding protein, translating to MIGYVQQPPSLDVSGVRYAYPDGHVALHGVDLTVPRGERVALLGPNGAGKTTLVLHLNGILTPAEGTVSVGGLTVTRDRDTLAEVRRRVGIVFQDPDDQLFLPTVAEDVAFGPANLGLRGAELAARVDEALAAVGMSEHRDRAPHHLSFGQRRRVAVATVLAMRPEILVLDEPSSNLDPAARRELAEILRALPVTLLMVTHDLPYAAELCPRSVILDGGRIVADAPTLDLLSDEALLTAHRLELPYGFAPRPT from the coding sequence ATGATCGGGTACGTGCAGCAGCCGCCCTCCCTCGACGTCAGCGGCGTCCGGTACGCGTACCCGGACGGTCACGTCGCCCTGCACGGCGTGGACCTGACCGTCCCGCGCGGCGAGCGGGTGGCGCTGCTCGGGCCCAACGGCGCCGGCAAGACCACGCTCGTGCTGCACCTCAACGGCATCCTCACCCCGGCCGAGGGCACGGTGAGCGTCGGCGGCCTGACCGTCACCCGGGACCGGGACACGCTGGCCGAGGTACGCCGCCGCGTCGGCATCGTCTTCCAGGACCCGGACGACCAGCTGTTCCTGCCCACCGTCGCCGAGGACGTGGCGTTCGGGCCGGCCAACCTGGGTCTGCGCGGCGCCGAGCTGGCCGCCCGGGTCGACGAGGCGCTGGCGGCGGTCGGCATGAGCGAGCACCGGGACCGCGCGCCGCACCACCTGTCCTTCGGGCAGCGGCGCCGGGTGGCGGTGGCGACGGTGCTGGCGATGCGCCCGGAGATCCTGGTGCTGGACGAGCCGTCGTCGAACCTCGACCCGGCCGCACGCCGGGAACTGGCGGAGATCCTGCGCGCCCTGCCGGTGACGCTGCTCATGGTCACGCACGACCTGCCGTACGCGGCCGAGCTGTGCCCCCGCTCGGTGATCCTGGACGGCGGCCGTATCGTCGCCGACGCGCCCACGCTCGACCTGCTGTCCGACGAGGCACTGCTGACAGCCCACCGCCTGGAGCTCCCCTACGGCTTCGCCCCCCGCCCCACCTGA
- a CDS encoding GNAT family N-acetyltransferase: MDLRFVLDPDLTPELREQIIALWVDVTNAGGAVGFVAPVTADEVRPLATATLDEIADGPDRLLAGYEGDRLVAVLVIADNRFHLKTHWRVLKRVMVHPGTQGRGYGAALMREAERIARELGLAALHVTVRDGLGLDRFYKRLGYREVGRLPGALRLSPTDARDEILMWRDLPTSCS, from the coding sequence GTGGACCTGCGCTTCGTACTCGACCCCGACCTGACGCCCGAGCTGCGCGAACAGATCATCGCGCTCTGGGTGGACGTGACGAACGCCGGCGGCGCCGTCGGATTCGTCGCCCCGGTGACAGCGGACGAGGTCCGCCCGCTCGCCACCGCCACGCTCGACGAGATCGCGGACGGGCCGGACCGCCTGCTCGCCGGCTACGAGGGCGACCGGCTGGTCGCTGTCCTGGTCATCGCCGACAACCGGTTCCACCTCAAGACGCACTGGCGGGTGCTCAAGCGCGTCATGGTGCATCCCGGCACGCAGGGACGCGGGTACGGCGCGGCGCTGATGCGCGAGGCCGAGCGGATCGCCCGAGAGCTCGGCCTGGCGGCGCTGCACGTGACGGTCCGCGACGGCTTGGGGCTGGACCGCTTCTACAAGCGCCTCGGGTACCGGGAGGTCGGCCGTCTTCCGGGCGCGCTGCGCCTGTCCCCCACCGACGCCCGAGACGAGATCCTCATGTGGCGAGACCTCCCCACCTCCTGCTCCTGA
- a CDS encoding energy-coupling factor ABC transporter permease, producing the protein MDTLAMHISNGIINGPVAAIFAALALAALAFCVMRGRADLDDRLAPMAGLVAAFIFAVQMLNFPIFTAGVSGHLLGGALAALLVGPWVGALCVAVVLIVQALVFGDGGVAMLGLNITNMALLGTAAAYLLIALLLRVLPRTPAGLAVTAFVSALVSVVVASQGFVLQYWLGGTTDLGGNLTGLAGTMAVAHLLIGIGEGLITATTVVTVAKVRPDLVYALRALKPATPAPAVPVAGGAR; encoded by the coding sequence GTGGACACCCTGGCGATGCACATCTCCAACGGGATCATCAACGGTCCTGTCGCCGCGATCTTCGCGGCCCTCGCGCTGGCCGCGCTCGCCTTCTGCGTGATGCGGGGGCGCGCCGACCTCGACGACCGGCTGGCCCCGATGGCCGGGCTGGTGGCGGCGTTCATCTTCGCCGTGCAGATGCTCAACTTCCCGATCTTCACCGCCGGGGTCAGCGGTCACCTGCTCGGCGGGGCGCTGGCCGCGCTGCTCGTCGGCCCCTGGGTCGGCGCGCTCTGCGTCGCCGTGGTGCTGATCGTGCAGGCCCTGGTCTTCGGTGACGGCGGGGTGGCGATGCTCGGCCTCAACATCACCAACATGGCGCTGCTCGGCACCGCCGCCGCGTACCTGCTGATCGCGCTGCTGCTGCGCGTGCTGCCGCGTACCCCGGCCGGGCTGGCGGTGACCGCGTTCGTCTCCGCGCTGGTCAGCGTGGTGGTCGCGTCCCAGGGCTTCGTCCTGCAGTACTGGCTGGGCGGCACCACCGACCTCGGCGGCAACCTCACCGGGCTGGCCGGCACCATGGCCGTCGCCCACCTGCTGATCGGCATCGGCGAGGGCCTGATCACCGCCACCACCGTGGTCACCGTCGCGAAGGTCCGGCCCGACCTGGTGTACGCGCTGCGCGCCCTCAAGCCGGCCACGCCGGCTCCCGCCGTCCCGGTCGCCGGAGGTGCCCGATGA
- a CDS encoding LCP family protein yields the protein MSDRHQLTDSDTRAQGSDVEPGGPAEEKAPRRRRGRRIALIVLVVVVLLAGGGALAGGLYYRSVDNSIERVDAFEGVPEESRPQVEAKGAMNIMILGSDSRDPESTGGSRSDTIILAHLPKDRSSAQLISIPRDTWTAVPKSKEGRGGRDAKINAAYAWGGVPLMVQTVEKFSGVRVDNVAMVDFAGFKEIIDALGGVEIDVEKGFTTKYSLIGTRTFEKGRQTMDGAAALDYARERHAFPDGDFARIRHQQQVIKAILDKAASGGVLTNPAKLNSFVRATSDSVAVDKSLSLVDLAMEIRGLRGGNLTFFTCPVKGTGRVGSESVVFPDPTRSKQLFDAVRRDSVPEILAISGK from the coding sequence ATGTCAGATCGCCACCAGCTCACCGATTCCGACACGCGTGCGCAGGGCTCCGATGTGGAGCCGGGCGGGCCGGCGGAGGAGAAGGCGCCGCGGCGCCGCCGGGGCCGGCGGATCGCCCTGATCGTGCTGGTGGTGGTGGTGCTGCTCGCCGGCGGCGGTGCCCTCGCCGGCGGCCTCTACTACCGCTCGGTCGACAACTCGATCGAGCGGGTCGACGCCTTCGAGGGCGTACCGGAGGAGTCGCGCCCGCAGGTCGAGGCCAAGGGCGCCATGAACATCATGATCCTGGGCAGCGACTCCCGCGACCCGGAGAGCACCGGCGGCTCGCGCAGCGACACGATCATCCTGGCCCACCTGCCGAAGGACAGGTCGAGTGCCCAGCTCATCTCGATCCCCCGCGACACCTGGACGGCCGTCCCCAAGTCGAAGGAGGGCCGCGGCGGCCGCGACGCGAAGATCAATGCCGCGTACGCCTGGGGCGGTGTGCCGCTGATGGTGCAGACGGTGGAGAAGTTCAGCGGGGTACGCGTGGACAACGTCGCCATGGTCGACTTCGCCGGCTTCAAGGAGATCATCGACGCGCTCGGCGGGGTCGAGATCGACGTGGAGAAGGGCTTCACCACGAAGTACTCGCTGATCGGCACCCGGACCTTCGAGAAGGGCCGGCAAACCATGGACGGGGCCGCCGCGCTGGACTACGCGCGGGAGCGGCACGCCTTCCCGGACGGCGACTTCGCGCGCATCCGACACCAGCAGCAGGTGATCAAGGCCATTCTGGACAAGGCCGCCTCCGGCGGCGTGCTGACCAACCCGGCCAAGCTGAACTCGTTCGTCCGCGCCACGTCCGACTCGGTGGCTGTCGACAAGTCACTGTCGCTGGTGGATCTCGCGATGGAGATACGTGGCCTGCGCGGCGGCAACCTGACGTTCTTCACCTGCCCGGTGAAGGGAACGGGCCGGGTCGGCAGCGAGAGCGTCGTGTTCCCGGATCCGACGCGTTCCAAGCAGTTGTTCGACGCGGTACGCCGCGACTCGGTCCCCGAGATCCTGGCGATCAGCGGAAAGTAG